Proteins from one Bifidobacterium sp. ESL0732 genomic window:
- a CDS encoding SpaH/EbpB family LPXTG-anchored major pilin, giving the protein MGKKKLTRLFASATALVAGVTMLASTAMSASAVETQPNVDLTLKGETVQGRTYSAVKLGDYGNAVSASGSTASTVEVSTVDNAAIKSSSSSALTSTLSQLGSTDTFTDPIGYVASKWNTAQDTTSDKATAYEGNLRRFVANLWKESAIKSAAASSTITATGAKDNTAKFTMPNGVYLIVDTTPDTASGLGDHTGASIPMLVSTTSPNATGMAGAVSEINVKAPHLSKPDKTTDKPSHNVGDTVPFKISTTVPTYTDFDQASYKLIVRDQLSQGLTYTDAVFNPVVKIGEKTLAKGTDYTVTTPADGTKAGAFSFDLSPYMQAQIAAKNYKLAGSSITISYGAVLNEDAISMAPGTVKNSAKVEYTNDPSSTTEHNKTDNTEPGETPVYTFGFDVEKLAKDTGEALPGTQFQVSFNGKIVKFFDEGNGNYRSPMSGEATVDTVTVPASGTIHLQGIESGTYSVKETKAVDGFKNMNTAFDAIITPTYDANKMLTSLSYEGGKDVTWDLVSHSDKSSKKYTVTNVRSLASLPLTGAAGITMLVALGVLLVAAGSGLYIGVRRSQRSHNMGDPIAL; this is encoded by the coding sequence ATGGGAAAGAAAAAGTTGACGAGGCTCTTCGCCTCAGCAACCGCGCTTGTGGCCGGAGTGACTATGCTCGCGTCCACTGCTATGAGCGCCTCGGCGGTTGAAACGCAGCCGAATGTTGATTTGACGCTGAAGGGGGAGACCGTTCAGGGCCGCACCTACTCGGCGGTCAAGCTTGGCGATTACGGCAACGCCGTTAGCGCAAGCGGTTCGACCGCGAGCACCGTGGAGGTCTCCACGGTGGACAATGCCGCCATCAAGTCCTCCTCGTCTTCGGCATTGACCTCGACGCTCAGCCAGCTTGGTTCGACAGATACGTTCACAGACCCGATTGGTTATGTCGCCAGCAAGTGGAATACGGCCCAAGACACGACCTCCGACAAGGCGACTGCCTATGAAGGCAACCTGCGCCGCTTTGTCGCCAATCTCTGGAAGGAATCGGCGATCAAGAGCGCGGCGGCCTCCTCGACCATCACCGCCACCGGCGCCAAAGACAACACTGCGAAATTCACCATGCCCAACGGCGTCTACCTGATCGTGGATACCACACCCGACACGGCCTCGGGTCTGGGCGATCACACTGGAGCCTCGATTCCGATGTTGGTGAGCACCACAAGCCCGAACGCCACCGGCATGGCCGGAGCCGTCAGCGAGATCAACGTGAAGGCTCCTCACTTGAGCAAGCCGGACAAGACCACGGACAAGCCGAGCCATAACGTCGGTGACACCGTTCCCTTCAAGATCAGCACCACAGTGCCGACTTATACGGACTTCGATCAGGCCTCCTACAAGCTCATCGTTCGAGATCAGCTTTCGCAAGGCCTGACTTACACGGACGCGGTTTTCAACCCGGTCGTCAAGATCGGTGAGAAAACCCTGGCCAAGGGCACCGACTACACCGTGACCACTCCTGCCGACGGAACCAAGGCCGGTGCTTTCTCCTTCGACCTGTCGCCCTACATGCAGGCCCAGATCGCCGCGAAGAACTACAAGCTCGCTGGCTCCTCTATTACCATCTCCTACGGCGCCGTGCTCAACGAGGATGCCATCTCCATGGCTCCGGGCACCGTCAAGAACTCCGCGAAGGTCGAATACACCAACGATCCGAGCTCCACCACCGAGCACAACAAAACCGACAACACCGAGCCTGGCGAGACTCCGGTCTACACCTTCGGCTTTGACGTGGAAAAGCTTGCCAAGGACACTGGCGAGGCTCTGCCCGGAACCCAGTTCCAGGTTTCCTTCAACGGAAAGATTGTCAAGTTCTTTGATGAAGGCAATGGCAACTATCGTTCCCCGATGAGCGGAGAGGCCACCGTCGACACCGTCACGGTTCCCGCCTCGGGCACCATCCACCTGCAGGGCATCGAGTCCGGCACCTATTCGGTCAAGGAAACCAAGGCCGTTGACGGTTTCAAGAACATGAACACCGCCTTCGACGCGATCATCACCCCGACCTACGACGCCAACAAGATGCTGACCTCGCTCAGCTACGAAGGCGGCAAGGATGTGACCTGGGATTTGGTCTCCCACAGTGACAAGTCATCCAAGAAGTACACCGTTACCAACGTGCGCAGCCTGGCTTCCTTGCCACTCACGGGTGCGGCGGGCATCACCATGCTGGTCGCCCTTGGCGTCCTGCTCGTGGCTGCCGGCTCAGGCCTCTACATCGGTGTGCGTCGCAGCCAGCGTTCGCACAACATGGGCGACCCGATCGCACTGTAA
- a CDS encoding class C sortase — MTKALCVGSGSSSGDVVKSRKALAFPDKNDIRMAREMDRKARRTQLVLKVLAVLLLLAGIGVVSYPFVAQYITAMSQSRQSDLSASQVAGWPYPRAKEALEAADQYNHRLALSGQPVMGQSVDPFSSQKSDGQSAEERDHDYQTILDQGGGVMGSIVIPKISVNIPIFHGTSEKALAAGAGHLYGTSLPVGGPSTHSVITGHRGMVQALMFTRLDEMKKGDTFYVKTMGKTIGYKVDRINVIDPQDTSRLKIERGTDRITLMTCTPYGINTHRLLVSGVRSEIPNVIPAPENAGPDFVLLMALVALVALVVLAVVAFLRSRRAPLLARHARDEKR; from the coding sequence ATGACCAAGGCCTTATGCGTGGGGAGCGGTTCGTCAAGCGGCGATGTCGTCAAGTCGCGCAAGGCCTTGGCCTTTCCCGACAAAAATGATATCCGGATGGCGCGGGAAATGGACAGGAAGGCACGAAGAACCCAACTTGTTCTCAAGGTTCTCGCAGTGCTGCTGTTGCTTGCCGGAATCGGTGTCGTCTCATATCCGTTTGTGGCTCAATACATCACCGCGATGAGCCAAAGCAGACAGTCCGATCTTTCGGCTTCACAGGTAGCTGGTTGGCCTTACCCTCGCGCCAAAGAGGCATTGGAAGCGGCCGATCAATATAATCACAGACTCGCCCTGAGCGGGCAGCCGGTGATGGGCCAGAGCGTTGATCCGTTCTCGTCCCAGAAATCAGATGGTCAGAGCGCCGAAGAGCGCGACCATGATTATCAGACCATACTTGACCAAGGCGGAGGGGTCATGGGTTCCATCGTCATCCCCAAGATCTCCGTCAATATTCCCATCTTTCATGGCACGTCCGAAAAGGCCCTTGCAGCCGGTGCGGGGCATCTGTATGGCACTTCGCTTCCGGTAGGAGGCCCGTCTACCCACTCGGTGATTACTGGGCACAGGGGCATGGTGCAAGCATTGATGTTCACCAGACTTGATGAGATGAAAAAGGGCGATACGTTCTACGTCAAGACGATGGGTAAGACGATTGGCTATAAGGTCGACCGCATCAATGTCATTGACCCACAGGATACCAGCAGACTCAAAATCGAACGGGGCACGGACAGGATCACCTTGATGACCTGCACCCCCTATGGGATCAACACCCACAGGCTTCTGGTTTCGGGCGTACGCTCAGAGATTCCTAATGTAATACCTGCACCCGAGAATGCGGGTCCGGATTTCGTGCTGCTAATGGCGCTGGTGGCCCTGGTGGCGCTGGTGGTCTTGGCGGTTGTCGCCTTCCTGCGCAGCCGAAGGGCACCGCTTCTGGCACGTCATGCTCGAGACGAAAAACGATGA
- the zwf gene encoding glucose-6-phosphate dehydrogenase, which produces MSELNNWVNPLRDPRDLRLPRIAGPCSLVIFGITGDLAKKKLQPAIYDLANRGLLPPSFGLIGFGRRPWSNEEFANFVKENVKAHCRTPFRESTWANLAKGMRFVQGTFDDKEAFERLSQTVKELDRDRGTRGNHAFYMSVPPSAFPIVSKQLADSGLAKSNDDAWRRVIIEKPFGHDLESAKELDRVVSEVFDPSSVFRIDHYLGKETVQNMLALRFANSMFEPIWNSNYVDHVQITMAEDIGIGGRAGYYDGIGAARDVIQNHLLQLMALTAMEEPVSFAASDLTAEKTKVLSAVRLPKDLGAYTARGQYAAGWQGSEEVCGYLDEKGIDKSSATETYAAITLDVDTRRWAGVPFYLRTGKRLGKRVTEIAVVFKRAPHLPFEQTAVRELGNNAIVIRVQPNEGVTMRFGAKVPGATAMEVRDVSMDFSYGQSFTENSPEAYERLILDVLLGDPPLFPTTKEVDLSWQILDPIEDYWATLGQPQPYRAGTWGPKEADEMLARDGRHWRMP; this is translated from the coding sequence ATGAGTGAACTTAACAATTGGGTGAACCCTCTGCGCGATCCGCGAGACCTGCGGCTGCCACGCATTGCTGGGCCCTGCAGCCTGGTGATTTTCGGCATCACCGGCGATTTGGCCAAAAAGAAACTGCAACCAGCCATTTACGATCTGGCCAATCGCGGCCTGCTGCCGCCGAGCTTCGGGCTTATCGGCTTCGGGCGTCGCCCGTGGAGCAATGAGGAATTCGCGAACTTCGTCAAAGAAAACGTGAAGGCTCACTGCCGTACGCCATTCCGCGAATCGACCTGGGCCAACCTCGCCAAGGGCATGCGCTTTGTGCAAGGCACGTTTGACGATAAAGAAGCCTTCGAACGCCTAAGCCAGACGGTCAAGGAGCTCGACCGCGACCGCGGTACTCGTGGCAACCATGCCTTTTATATGTCGGTGCCGCCGAGCGCCTTCCCTATCGTTTCAAAGCAGCTGGCCGATTCCGGGCTCGCGAAATCCAATGACGACGCATGGCGCCGTGTCATCATCGAGAAGCCGTTCGGCCACGACCTCGAAAGCGCGAAGGAACTCGATCGGGTGGTCTCCGAAGTCTTCGACCCGAGCTCGGTCTTCCGCATCGACCACTATCTCGGCAAGGAAACGGTGCAGAACATGCTGGCACTGCGTTTCGCCAACTCCATGTTCGAGCCAATTTGGAACTCCAACTACGTCGACCATGTGCAGATCACCATGGCCGAGGACATCGGCATCGGCGGCCGCGCTGGTTACTATGACGGCATTGGCGCCGCACGAGACGTTATACAGAACCATTTGCTGCAGTTGATGGCCCTGACCGCGATGGAGGAACCGGTGAGCTTCGCTGCCTCCGACCTCACGGCCGAAAAGACGAAGGTGCTTTCCGCTGTCCGCCTACCCAAGGATCTCGGCGCCTACACCGCACGCGGTCAGTACGCCGCCGGATGGCAGGGTTCCGAGGAAGTCTGCGGCTACCTCGACGAAAAGGGCATCGACAAGTCCAGCGCCACCGAGACCTACGCCGCCATCACGCTCGACGTCGACACGCGCCGCTGGGCCGGGGTGCCGTTCTACCTGCGTACCGGCAAGCGCCTGGGCAAGCGCGTCACGGAAATCGCCGTGGTCTTCAAGCGTGCCCCGCATCTGCCTTTCGAGCAGACCGCCGTACGCGAACTCGGCAACAACGCCATCGTCATCCGTGTGCAGCCCAATGAAGGCGTCACCATGCGCTTCGGCGCGAAGGTGCCAGGTGCCACCGCCATGGAAGTCCGCGATGTGTCGATGGACTTCAGCTACGGTCAAAGCTTCACCGAAAACTCACCTGAAGCTTATGAACGCTTGATTCTGGACGTCTTGCTCGGCGATCCACCGCTCTTCCCGACGACCAAAGAGGTCGACCTGAGCTGGCAGATTCTCGACCCGATCGAGGACTACTGGGCCACGCTCGGCCAGCCGCAGCCTTACCGCGCCGGCACTTGGGGGCCGAAGGAAGCCGATGAAATGCTTGCACGCGACGGACGCCATTGGAGGATGCCATGA
- a CDS encoding glucose-6-phosphate dehydrogenase assembly protein OpcA — MIIKMPDTQTNAIARKIDELHQERGEAGNDRVLTLIISTDESELENALKIANSAGREHPCRVIAIVPNSKELPFCDVDKEPDCYVTDSGDVETDLDAQVRFGADAGAGEVIILRPRGGLCQHTDTLVMPLLVPDAPVVTWWPTNPPANPSKDPLGAMAGSRITDALRSKDPDATFAKLRANWEPKDVDFSWTRLTTWRAMLATTIDQPPHLPIESAKVIGQPDYLPLKLLAAWLALKLNVPVELGYVTGAEAITGVYLTRSDGTIALERPDSREAIISQPGQTPQKVAMPLRTLEDCLSEELRRIDPDEVYADVIREGWDMIQG; from the coding sequence ATGATTATCAAAATGCCCGATACCCAGACCAACGCCATCGCGCGCAAAATCGACGAGCTGCACCAGGAGCGCGGCGAGGCCGGCAACGATCGCGTCTTGACGCTCATCATCTCGACCGACGAGAGCGAGCTCGAGAATGCCCTGAAAATCGCCAATTCCGCAGGCCGCGAACACCCGTGCCGTGTCATCGCCATCGTGCCGAACAGCAAGGAACTGCCATTCTGCGATGTCGACAAGGAGCCGGATTGCTATGTCACCGATTCCGGCGATGTTGAGACCGATCTCGATGCACAGGTTCGTTTCGGTGCCGACGCCGGTGCAGGCGAAGTTATTATTTTGCGCCCGCGCGGCGGGCTTTGCCAGCACACCGATACACTGGTGATGCCGCTACTCGTTCCGGATGCGCCTGTTGTTACTTGGTGGCCGACGAATCCACCGGCAAACCCGTCGAAGGACCCCTTGGGCGCCATGGCCGGAAGTCGTATTACAGATGCGCTACGTTCGAAAGATCCCGATGCGACCTTTGCCAAGCTTCGTGCCAATTGGGAGCCCAAGGATGTCGATTTCTCATGGACGCGCTTGACCACTTGGCGCGCGATGCTGGCCACCACCATCGACCAGCCGCCACACCTGCCGATCGAGTCCGCCAAGGTGATCGGACAGCCCGATTATCTGCCGTTGAAATTGCTTGCCGCCTGGCTTGCGCTGAAGCTCAACGTGCCAGTCGAGCTCGGTTACGTCACCGGTGCCGAGGCCATCACCGGCGTTTACCTGACCCGTTCTGACGGCACGATTGCGCTGGAACGCCCGGATTCGCGCGAGGCCATCATCAGCCAGCCGGGGCAGACGCCGCAAAAGGTCGCCATGCCGCTGCGTACGCTCGAGGATTGCCTAAGCGAGGAATTGCGTCGGATTGACCCGGATGAGGTCTACGCCGATGTCATCCGCGAGGG